The following proteins are encoded in a genomic region of Fusarium keratoplasticum isolate Fu6.1 chromosome 9, whole genome shotgun sequence:
- a CDS encoding Zn(2)-C6 fungal-type domain-containing protein, with amino-acid sequence MAEQDPSGTSQIGFLPVNQTNSPPASKHRRAYLSCERCRKRKSRCEPLQGETRCKRCVADNQVCEFRATRSTKRKASPVERDVRRRREDEPGPQGSDTVEFQPFKTGNTPQTRHAMDMNTLESPVTTALDARSRLVSTHIHNTADALDLLTFAATGSQGYNPSDTPAHESQTSSAMPPSVYGPSAETRRVATAWSGFVLIRKGVISQQEVIEYLDFFFERLWPLKPVVPSYYRNRTSYVQLAVEEPLLLTCLVTIASRYVPLSGSHGEIRSERIHWQVWKFLQRFLQSVMWGSTTTRSLGAISSMILLIDWHVKAINNPMDFTEGDGEAINFVDDSMTGFREHPGDSLTGQRRYGMTSLMEKLNIVSPAYRSNKMSWILLSNAIALAHEGCCFENESHTPSTSSSESEAIRQEWSRLVCVFIYLADESLATRLGLEPLLPEKSRQVVKDRFSTTFADSLSDSTLWEGYLELAVEARKGREFLHSLKKTGTTLSSLNLVPTLEHLRRSLSRWKRQYHHHYDSNTFLSACLDMEFHYITMYCFAPAAQALPSSSRTAANALSEFSDQAAQASYSLLAVIVDVLEPGKLIAYLPVRCWLFIVAASLHLLKATIAKEQHISSSHPNIHLLRSVIDAIRQGSPDDSHMAMRFSKFLGIMLQASLPPPRSAVPERAQQGPEINGVTSQGEGNIEGPFASMFEDVGIWDIPLNIDVVSDPFTWWDSFSGRNGFARFP; translated from the exons ATGGCCGAGCAAGATCCCAGCGGGACCTCCCAGATCGGATTCCTTCCTGTCAACCAGACGAACTCACCACCTGCGTCTAAACATCGACGGGCTTACTTGTCTTGCGAACGCTGTAGGAAACGCAAGTCGCGTTGTGAGCCTCTACAGGGAGAGACGCGATGCAAGAGATGTGTCGCGGATAATCAGGTTTGTGAGTTTCGTGCGACGAGGAGTACTAAGAGAAAGGCATCGCCTGTTGAAAGAGATGTGCGTCGTCGACGAGAGGATGAACCTGGGCCTCAGGGCTCCGACACGGTGGAATTTCAACCTTTCAAAACGGGAAATACACCACAGACACGGCATGCGATGGATATGAATACGCTCGAGAGCCCGGTTACGACTGCTCTAGATGCAAGATCAAGACTTGTCTCCACACACATCCACAACACTGCGGACGCGTTGGATCTTTTGACCTTTGCTGCAACGGGGAGCCAGGGCTATAACCCGTCAGATACACCGGCACATGAGAGTCAGACCTCATCGGCTATGCCTCCGAGTGTTTACGGTCCGTCAGCTGAAACGAGAAGAGTAGCAACCGCCTGGTCTGGTTTTGTCCTGATTCGAAAAGGCGTCATCTCGCAACAAGAAGTCATCGAGTATTTGGACTTTTTCTTTGAGAGACTCTGGCCACTGAAACCTGTTGTTCCTTCCTACTATCGCAACAGAACATCATACGTACAACTGGCCGTGGAGGAACCGCTCTTACTCACGTGTCTTGTCACAATTGCGTCGCGATACGTTCCCCTGTCTGGTTCACACGGGGAGATCAGATCCGAGAGGATACACTGGCAGGTTTGGAAGTTTCTTCAGCGGTTTCTGCAGTCTGTCATGTGGGGATCGACGACCACTCGGTCTCTCGGGGCTATTTCGTCCATGATCCTGCTTATTGACTGGcatgtcaaggccatcaacaaTCCGATGGACTTTACTGAGGGTGATGGGGAAGCTATCAACTTTGTGGATGATTCCATGACGGGGTTTAGGGAACATCCTGGTGATTCATTGACGGGTCAGCGTCGTTATGGTATGACCTCCTTAatggagaagctcaacattgTGTCTCCGGCGTACCGAAGCAACAAAATGTCATG GATCCTGTTGTCTAATGCAATCGCCCTTGCACACGAAGGCTGCTGTTTCGAAAACGAATCCCACACACCCTCAACATCCTCTTCAGAGTCAGAAGCCATCCGACAAGAATGGAGCCGCCTCGTCTGCGTCTTCATCTACCTAGCGGACGAAAGCTTGGCCActcgcctcggcctcgagccCTTGCTCCCCGAAAAGTCGAGACAAGTCGTCAAAGATCGGTTCTCTACAACATTTGCAGATTCTTTATCTGATAGTACTTTGTGGGAGGGAtatcttgagcttgctgttgAGGCTCGGAAGGGGAGAGAATTTCTACACTCGCTTAAGAAAACTGGGACGACGTTGTCAAGCTTGAACTTGGTTCCTACTCTTGAGCACTTGAGACGATCTTTGAGTCGTTGGAAGAGGCAGTATCACCACCACTACG ATTCCAATACCTTTCTGAGCGCATGCTTAGACATGGAGTTTCATTACATCACCATGTACTGTTTCGCCCCAGCAGCTCAAGCATTGCCCTCCTCTTCGAGAACGGCGGCTAACGCGCTGTCCGAGTTTTCTGATCAGGCAGCACAGGCGAGCTACTCGCTCTTGGCTGTAATTGTCGATGTGCTTGAGCCAGGAAAACTGATTGCCTACTTGCCTGTGAGGTGTTGGCTGTTTATCGTAGCTGCGAGTCTGCATCTGTTGAAG GCCACTAttgccaaggagcagcacatctcatcatcacatccaaacatccatctccttcgaTCCGTCATCGACGCCATCCGCCAAGGCTCCCCAGACGATTCACACATGGCCATGCGATTCTCCAAATTTCTCGGAATCATGCTCCAGGCCTCACTGCCCCCTCCTCGAAGCGCTGTACCCGAGAGAGCCCAGCAAGGTCCTGAAATAAACGGAGTAACTTCCCAGGGTGAAGGTAACATTGAAGGACCGTTTGCTTCCATGTTTGAGGATGTCGGCATCTGGGATATTCCGCTCAACATCGATGTAGTTTCTGATCCTTTCACGTGGTGGGACTCTTTTTCGGGGAGGAATGGGTTTGCTAGGTTTCCATAA
- a CDS encoding FAD-binding PCMH-type domain-containing protein — protein sequence MRPLRLSLAARRPQLVSMRGRRSLGTRRSSTSQSNSQQRPLGYAVAGAIVGGLLTASAVSYGFFQSSAAEPAPKWKDKDFKQTLAPAKYADHATMMKAVNEIRSILGNDAVSLDSHDLDEHGYSEWSTSNTDVRPVAIVRPNSTEEVSSIAKVCTKYKVPMVPYGAGSSVEGNFSSPYSGVCLDLSGMNNIVAFHPEDMDVVVQAGVNWTNLNDEIKHSGLFLPLDPSPTALVGGMIATNCSGTNAMRYGTMKDYVVNLTVVLADGSIIKTRHRPRKTSAGYNLTGLFTGSEGTLGIITEATLKLAIIPESFSVAIATFSTVKEAADAAFKMMRRGVPLAALELMDDVQMKVINKSGGAGGRMWEERPTLFLKFSGSEKAVEDNIRLAQEITKSNGCHAFESANTEDQMQSLWSARKQALWANLAVRPEGTQIWSTDVAVPLSRMAELIEISKERASKLGLYNSVLGHVGDGNFHQVVMYNPDVEKERKAVSDCVDSMMVSALEMEGTVSGEHGIGLGKKHCLQKELGPATIGVMRALKETLDPHWLLNPGKVFDK from the exons ATGAGGCCTCTGAGATTGAGTTTAGCCGCGCGAAGGCCTCAATTGGTCTCGATGAGGGGAAGGCGCTCCCTTGGGACACGCCGGTCTTCCACGTCGCAGAGTAACAGTCAGCAGCGGCCTCTGGGCTACGCAGTGGCTGGAGCTATTGTTGGAGGCCTATTAACTGCATCTGCTGTATCCTATGGCTTCTTCCAATCGTCAGCTGCAGAGCCAGCTCCAAAATGGAAGGATAAGGATTTCAAGCAAACCCTGGCTCCGGCAAAATATGCTGACCATGCGACAATGATGAAG GCGGTCAACGAGATTCGAAGTATTCTAGGCAACGACGCCGTCAGCCTTGACTCTCACGATCTCGACGAGCACGGCTACTCCGAGTGGTCCACCTCCAACACAGATGTCCGCCCAGTAGCCATCGTCCGACCTAATTCGACCGAAGAAGTTTCGAGTATCGCAAAAGTCTGCACGAAATACAAAGTTCCGATGGTTCCGTACGGCGCAGGATCGAGCGTTGAAGGTAACTTTAGCTCTCCGTATTCTGGCGTCTGTCTCGATCTTTCGGGCATGAACAACATTGTTGCTTTTCATCCTGAGGATATGGACGTTGTGGTTCAGGCTGGTGTCAACTGGACAAACTTGAATGACGAGATAAAGCATTCGGGGCTGTTTCTGCCGCTTGATCCTAGTCCGACTGCGTTGGTTGGAGGAATGATAGCGACAAATTGCAGCGGAACCAACGCGATGCGCTACGGCACCATGAAGGACTACGTGGTAAACCTCACAGTGGTTCTAGCAGATGGATCCATCATCAAAActcggcatcgtcctcgAAAGACGTCAGCTGGGTATAACCTGACTGGTCTTTTTACAGGCTCTGAGGGAACTCTTGGTATCATTACCGAGGCGACGTTGAAGTTGGCCATCATTCCGGAGAGCTTTAGCGTTGCTATTGCTACTTTTTCTACGGTCAAGGAGGCTGCTGATGCCGCtttcaagatgatgaggaggggtGTGCCGCTTGCTGCTCTTGAGTTGATGGATGATGTGCAGATGAAGGTTATCAACAAGagtggaggagctggaggtaGAATGTGGGAAGAGAGGCCTACATTGTTCCTCAA GTTTTCCGGGTCAGAaaaggctgtcgaggatAATATACGGTTGGCTCAAGAGATCACCAAGTCTAACGGCTGCCACGCATTCGAATCAGCCAACACGGAGGATCAGATGCAGTCTCTCTGGTCTGCAAGGAAGCAAGCTCTCTGGGCCAACCTCGCTGTTCGACCTGAAGGAACACAGATCTGGTCGACTGATGTTGCGGTGCCTCTGTCCCGGATGGCAGAGTTGATCG AAATCTCCAAGGAGAGAGCGAGCAAGCTGGGCTTATACAACAGTGTCCTCGGGCACGTGGGAGATGGAAACTTTCACCAGGTGGTAATGTACAACCCAGATGTTGAAAAAGAGCGAAAGGCAGTCTCGGATTGTGTTGATTCGATGATGGTGAGTGCCCTAGAGATGGAAGGCACAGTATCTGGCGAGCATGGAATCGGACTTGGGAAGAAG CATTGTCTGCAGAAGGAGCTCGGTCCGGCGACAATTGGAGTTATGAGAGCACTCAAGGAGACGTTGGATCCGCA TTGGCTTCTTAACCCAGGTAAGGTATTTGACAAGTGA
- a CDS encoding MFS domain-containing protein, translating to MPHHSPSSITVTDDDQDYPEGGTRAWLVVVGAWCAMIPSMGLLNTLAVLQAWVLENELSHLPESTVGWIFGCYGFFLYFCGAQVGPIVDAHDIKLVIIPGSIGMVASMIFVSLSTEFYQFLLSFGVLGGISASLLFNPSLAAVGHWFYKRRAFATGLACTAGGFPWAIRVIALINAVSGAVACCLLHKRLPPNKKASASIDLKALSDLKYAATTAAIFLIEFAVFIPYSYISAYAIHYGFDSQKAYMLNTLLNVGAVPGRALPGYVADRFGTFNTMCITAFICAAFILTLWLTADGEEVRTTSFTILFGFWSGAAISLTPVCVSQVCKIEDYGKRNGTAFFIASFGALTGIPIAGAILEANNGSYWGLIVFAGVLYTAAFAAFVFARGVAGGWNLRTVF from the exons ATGCCTCACCACAGcccatcctccatcaccgtCACCGATGACGATCAAGACTACCCAGAAGGCGGCACTCGGGCATGGCTCGTAGTCGTAGGCGCTTGGTGCGCCATGATACCCTCAATGGGTCTTCTCAACACCCTAGCCGTGCTGCAGGCCTGGGTTTTGGAGAATGAGCTGTCTCACCTGCCAGAGTCTACCGTCGGATGGATCTTTGGATGTTATGGCTTCTTTTTGTATTTCTGCGGTGCTCAAGTCG GTCCAATTGTTGATGCTCACGACATCAAACTTGTCATCATCCCTGGCTCCATCGGCATGGTAGCTTCGATGATTTTCGTCAGTTTATCAACAG AATTCTATCagttcctcctctccttcgGTGTTCTCGGTGGCATATCCgcctccctcctcttcaacccTAGCCTCGCAGCCGTAGGACACTGGTTCTACAAACGCCGCGCCTTTGCCACAGGGTTGGCATGTACCGCAGGAG GCTTCCCTTGGGCGATCCGAGTCATCGCTCTGATCAACGCCGTTTCAGGGGCTGTGGCATGCTGTCTTCTCCACAAACGACTACCGCCGAACAAAAAGGCCAGCGCATCGATCGACCTGAAAGCACTGTCAGACCTGAAGTACGCGGCAACAACCGCGGCCATTTTTCTAATCGAGTTTGCCGTGTTTATACCCTACTCGTACATCTCGGCGTACGCCATTCATTATGGGTTCGATTCACAGAAAGCATACATGCTAAACACCCTGCTTAACGTGGGCGCTGTTCCCGGCCGCGCCTTGCCGGGGTACGTGGCAGACCGTTTCGGCACGTTCAACACCATGTGTATAACGGCCTTCATATGCGCGGCCTTTATCCTGACACTATGGCTAACTGCCGACGGCGAAGAAGTCAGAACAACATCCTTcaccatcctcttcggcTTCTGGTCCGGAGCAGCCATCAGCCTCACGCCAGTCTGCGTCAGCCAGGTCTGCAAGATCGAAGACTACGGGAAAAGGAACGGAACAGCTTTTTTCATCGCCAGCTTCGGCGCTTTGACGGGGATACCTATAGCAGGGGCCATATTGGAAGCCAACAATGGTTCGTATTGGGGGCTCATCGTTTTTGCGGGGGTTCTGTACACGGCGGCGTTTGCAGCTTTTGTCTTTGCCAGAGGTGTTGCTGGAGGGTGGAACTTGAGGACTGTATTCTAG
- a CDS encoding NAD(P)-bd-dom domain-containing protein: protein MQVTIAPASTRTGAAIVRSLLSFENQSINIKALYRNVKKAPEEFTSHDKFTAVEADVSDASSLDFSGSDAVLAITPPVYDGRDIVAHATNVSKNVRDAVEKAGTVKRLVLLSSVGAEFSEGTGELKTNHTAEQVFKDTNVPEIIFVRCTYFMENWTMSQETLKAPKPFFYSTITPLDFKVAMVAVKDIGQALASELVKKSTPPAKPYILELHGPQPYTPLDVKNAFSQVLEKDVEVMAVEKKDLPAFYGKIFPPQIINEWVEMATCFLPGGIAEKDVTKPSEVDIVRGKTELIEAIQAALNPISIPYRTSHRDSYNKFLILQEHAHSTTMIITRVARVALRRQAIATTILTRPIPAHARSFSFWDLFKTRRVAGEVKESTETKTIETEAAGTKTSDTQATEIQPVKKPPFDTVPVETPPSENQLNKDEPAKDQPAEEEPKDEFKEKFKGRSQKTQPTDQPKQKEKGPYNSRHGPKWIHIINRRIQALQERQRTKKDIPRSLWREIGRVNASVKQNWSRVFASSEGFLTPKEGVAGLTKQEVAWGDMDNMVSHVNNVMYNKYAEASRINWIRGLSEYRKDNTAEEVQEYLQLMTPQSTGLVLRSIKTWFKFPVTFPDRVSVFHKITKPPEPNSDHFILEAIILSEYHYRTAARLTEEIGIYDHIEGKKTTLKPNQVRDLNRIFKRQPLNREAADKEIDEWMDRLTDLEMKVQMKGRRLKDLPLKEAAVESAIDDALRATGELEAEFDVSKEDSRYAEAPEDLEISKKLEAEEVEASKNTVSESTEESKESRTPNTSKAAEFFKKIFKWS from the exons ATGCAGGTTACTATCGCTCCCGCTAGCACCAGGACTGGTGCCGCCATCGTTCGGTCACTGCTCTCGTTTGAGAACCagtccatcaacatcaaggctCTCTACCGGAACGTGAAAAAGGCACCTGAGGAGTTTACGTCACACGACAAATTCACGGCCGTCGAGGCGGATGTTTCGGATGCTTCATCACTGGACTTTTCTGGATCGGATGCTGTTCTTGCTATTACTCCTCCAGTATATGACGGCCGTGACATCGTTGCTCACGCTACAAACGTCTCCAAGAATGTCCGTGATGCTGTCGAGAAGGCTGGTACCGTGAAGAGGCTCGTGTTGCTCTCGAGCGTGGGGGCTGAGTTTTCTGAGGGAACA GGCGAACTCAAGACAAATCACACTGCCGAGCAAGTCTTTAAGGACACAAATGTTCCCGAGATCATCTTTGTTCGATGCACGTATTTCATGGAGAACTGGACAATGTCTCAAGAGACTCTCAAAGCACCAAAACCCTTCTTCTACTCAACCATCACGCCCTTGGACTTTAAAGTCGCCATGGTCGCTGTCAAAGATATTGGTCAAGCTCTGGCTTCAGAACTGGTCAAGAAGTCGACCCCACCCGCCAAGCCTTACATCTTGGAGCTTCACGGACCCCAACCGTATACACCACTGGATGTCAAAAATGCATTCTCGCAAGTTCTGGAAAAGGACGTTGAGGTTATGGctgtcgagaagaaggatctGCCAGCGTTTTACGGCAAAATCTTTCCTCCTCAGATCATCAACGAGTGGGTTGAGATGGCCACGTGCTTCTTGCCTGGTGGGATAGCAGAGAAGGATGTGACTAAGCCGAGTGAAGTTGACATTGTTAGAGGCAAGACGGAGCTGATTGAGGCTATTCAAGCGGCACTGAA CCCGATAAGCATTCCTTATCGGACCTCGCATCGCGACTCGTACAACAAATTCTTGATCCTTCAAGAACATGCACACTCGACGACCATGATAATAACCAGGGTCGCGCGCGTCGCCCTGCGTCGCCAAGCGATAGCGACGACGATACTTACTCGACCGATACCGGCCCATGCGCGATCGTTTTCGTTTTGGGATTTGTTCAAAACCCGAAGAGTGGCGGGGGAGGTGAAGGAGTCGACCGAGACGAAAACGATCGAGACGGAAGCGGCCGGAACAAAGACGTCCGATACGCAAGCGACCGAGATACAGCCGGTGAAGAAACCGCCGTTCGATACGGTGCCTGTTGAGACACCGCCAAGCGAGAACCAATTGAACAAAGACGAGCCGGCCAAAGACCAGCCAGCTGAGGAAGAACCCAaggacgagttcaaggaaAAGTTCAAGGGAAGGTCCCAGAAAACACAGCCGACCGACCAACCGAAacagaaggagaagggacCATACAACAGCCGTCATGGGCCAAAATGGATACACATCATAAACAGGCGCATACAAGCGCTGCAGGAGAGGCAACGCACCAAGAAGGACATACCCCGTTCATTATGGAGGGAGATTGGGAGGGTGAATGCCTCTGTCAAGCAGAACTGGTCGCGGGTCTTTGCTTCGAGCGAGGGCTTTCTGACGCCTAAAGAAGGCGTGGCTGGATTGACGAAACAAGAGGTGGCTTGGGGTGATATG GATAACATGGTGA GCCATGTCAACAACGTCATGTACAACAAGTATGCCGAGGCTTCCCGTATCAACTGGATCCGTGGATTATCGGAATACCGCAAGGATAATACAGCGGAAGAAGTACAGGAGTACCTCCAGTTGATGACACCCCAGTCAACTGGCCTTGTTCTGCGAAGCATCAAGACTTGGTTCAAGTTT CCCGTCACATTCCCCGATCGTGTGAGTGTCTTTCacaagatcaccaagccTCCTGAACCGAACTCGGATCACTTTATtcttgaggccatcatcctctctGAGTACCACTACAGAACCGCCGCCAGATTGACCGAGGAGATCGGCATCTACGACCACAtagagggaaagaagacgaCCTTGAAGCCTAACCAGGTTAGGGATCTGAACCGCATCTTCAAGAGGCAGCCGCTGAACAGGGAAGCTGCGGACAAGGAAATCGACGAGTGGATGGACCGACTTACCGACCTTGAGATGAAGGTGCAGATGAAGGGTAGACGTCTTAAGGACCTTCCTCTCAAGGAGGCTGCGGTGGAATCTGCCATCGACGACGCCCTTAGGGCTACTGGCGAGCTTGAAGCCGAGTTCGACGTCAGCAAGGAAGACTCCAGATACGCAGAAGCCCCCGAAGATCTGGAAATCTCCAAAAAACTAGAAGCCGAGGAGGTAGAGGCTTCCAAGAACACAGTGTCAGAGTCTACTGAGGAGTCGAAAGAGTCAAGGACTCCGAATACCTCCAAGGCTGCAGAGTTTTTCAAGAAGATCTTCAAGTGGTCATAA
- a CDS encoding MFS domain-containing protein: MPTHFSNDPPQVINQDDLHIANSRLEGSTDHSPSSGDERTVHNASGGGLEKMGTYDKYEITEDDCYEELGYSFPKWKKWYILTVIFWVQVSMNFNTSLYSNAIPGISEEFGVSAQGARCGAMIFLVLYAFGCELWAPWSEEFGRWPIMQASLFLVNIWQLPVALAPNFASIMVGRALGGLSSAGGSVTLGMIADMWEADNQQYAVAYVVFSSVGGSVLGPIVGGFTEQFLDWRWSIWIQLILGGFIQIVHFFTVPETRSTILMNRIAKKRRKETNANIWGPDELVPFRDRFSAKEILITWTRPFKMFLTEPIVLVLSLLSGFSDALIFMFIQSFALVYAQWDFSTIAVGLSFIPIGIGYLIAWLAFIPAIWKNVKERKEKPHDERAQYESRLWFLLYTAPCLPIGLIGFAWTIQGPPIHWIGSMIFAAIVGIANYSIYMATIDYMICAYGPYSASATGGNGWARDFLAGVLTVPATPFFQNIGKSSGKNLEYASTILFCISFVLVVAVYVIYWKGPALRKRSPFAQRLADERQEVQAEGRRGSIAYDTRRRSSAASADVERPVYPRQYSNSHRFFGESRVTPRHTPRGTPSASRANSVHNVRR, encoded by the exons ATGCCAACCCATTTTTCAAATGACCCCCCACAGGTCATCAATCAAGATGACCTGCACATTGCCAACTCACGTCTAGAAGGATCAACAGACCACAGCCCTTCCAGCGGTGATGAGCGCACCGTCCACAAcgccagcggcggcggcctcgagaagatgggcaCCTACGACAAGTACGAGATCACAGAGGATGACTGCTACGAAGAGCTGGGCTACTCATTCCCCAAGTGGAAGAAGTGGTACATCCTCACCGTCATCTTTTGGGTTCAGGTCTCGATGAACTTCAACACTTCGCTGTACTCCAATGCCATTCCTGGTATTTCGGAGGAGTTTGGCGTGAGTGCACAAGGAGCCCGGTGCGGAGCCATGATCTTTCTCGTCCTCTACGCCTTTGGCTGTGAGCTCTGGGCTCCTTGGTCGGAAGAGTTTGGTCGTTGGCCAATCATGCAGGCATCACTGTTTCTCGTCAACATCTGGCAGCTGCCCGTTGCCCTTGCGCCCAACTTTGCTTCCATCATGGTTGGTCGGGCGCTTGGCGGCTTGTCGTCTGCTGGTGGGTCTGTGACGCTGGGTATGATTGCCGATATGTGGGAGGCGGATAATCAGCAGTATGCTGTTGCGTATGTGGTGTTTTCTTCGGTTGGTGGATCAGTGCTTGGTCCCATCGTTGGTGGTTTCACGGAGCAGTTTCTCGACTGGAG GTGGTCCATCTGGATCCAGCTCATCCTGGGAGGCTTCATCCAAATCGTCCACTTCTTCACCGTCCCCGAGACCCGAAGCACCATCCTCATGAACCGCATCGCCAAGAAGCGCAGAAAGGAGACCAACGCCAACATCTGGGGTCCCGACGAGCTCGTCCCCTTCCGAGACCGTTTCTCAGCCAAGGAGATTCTCATCACCTGGACCCGCCCCTTCAAGATGTTCCTCACCGAGCCTATCGTGCTGGTCCTTTCTCTGCTCTCCGGCTTCTCTGATGCCCTCATCTTTATGTTTATCCAGTCTTTTGCTCTGGTTTATGCGCAGTGGGACTTCTCGACCATTGCGGTCGGTCTTTCGTTTATTCCCATTGGCATTGGATACCTGATTGCTTGGCTTGCTTTTATCCCTGCCATCTGGAAGAATGTCAAGGAGCGAAAGGAGAAGCCGCATGATGAGAGGGCTCAATACGAGTCTCGTCTGTGGTTCTTACTTTACACTGCTCCCTGCCTGCCAATTGGCCTGATTGGGTTTGCTTGGACAATCCAGGGTCCTCCTATCCATTGGATTGGATCCATGATTTTTGCTGCAATTGTGGGAATCGCCAACTACTCCATCTACATGGCCACCATCGACTACATGATTTGCGCCT ATGGACCCTACTCTGCTTCAGCAACCGGTGGCAACGGCTGGGCTCGAGATTTCCTCGCTGGTGTCTTGACCGTCCCCGCCACGCCGTTCTTCCAAAACATTGGAAAGTCATCCGGAAAGAACCTCGAATACGCCTCAACGATTCTATTTTGTATCTCTTTCGTGCTTGTAGTTGCCGTGTACGTCATCTACTGGAAGGGTCCAGCTCTGCGAAAGAGGTCGCCGTTTGCCCAACGGTTGGCGGATGAGCGACAGGAAGTGCAGGCCGAGGGTCGTCGTGGAAGCATCGCCTATGATACTAGGCGGAGGA GCTCAGCTGCGTCTGCGGATGTTGAGCGTCCCGTATACCCCCGTCAGTACAGCAACTCGCATCGTTTCTTTGGTGAGAGTCGTGTTACTCCTCGCCATACGCCCCGTGGCACCCCTTCAGCCAGTCGGGCCAACAGTGTCCACAACGTCAGGAGgtaa